Proteins found in one Poecilia reticulata strain Guanapo linkage group LG6, Guppy_female_1.0+MT, whole genome shotgun sequence genomic segment:
- the LOC103466076 gene encoding guanine nucleotide-binding protein G(i) subunit alpha-1, which produces MGCTLSTDDKAAQERSKMIDRNLRDDGEKAAREVKLLLLGAGESGKSTIVKQMKIIHEAGYSEEECKQYKAVVFSNTIQSMMAIIRAMGRLKIEFAESARADDARQLFALASTAEEGVMTPELADAIQRLWKDGGIQECFGRSREYQLNDSASYYLNDLERLSAPSYVPTQQDVLRTRVKTTGIVETHFTFKDLHFKMFDVGGQRSERKKWIHCFEGVTAIIFCVALSDYDLMLAEDEEMNRMHESMKLFDSICNNKWFTETSIILFLNKKDLFEDKIAKSPLTICFPDYEGPNTYDDGATYIQFRFEDLNKRRDVKEVYTHFTCATDTKNVQFVFDAVTDVIIKTNLKDCGLF; this is translated from the exons atgggGTGTACTCTGAGCACGGACGACAAGGCGGCGCAGGAGCGGAGCAAGATGATCGACAGAAACCTGCGGGACGACGGAGAAAAGGCTGCCCGGGAGGTCAAGCTGCTTCTGCTGG GCGCTGGAGAGTCTGGGAAAAGCACAATTGTCAAACAGATGAA GATCATCCATGAGGCCGGCTACTCGGAGGAGGAGTGTAAGCAGTACAAGGCCGTGGTCTTCAGCAACACCATCCAGTCCATGATGGCCATCATCAGAGCCATGGGACGCCTGAAGATTGAATTTGCTGAATCAGCCAGAGCA gaCGATGCCCGGCAGCTGTTTGCCCTTGCGAGTACAGCAGAAGAGGGCGTCATGACGCCTGAGCTGGCCGACGCCATCCAGCGGCTCTGGAAGGACGGAGGCATTCAGGAATGCTTCGGCCGTTCCCGGGAATACCAGCTCAACGACTCGGCATCATA CTACTTGAACGATCTGGAAAGGCTATCTGCGCCTTCCTACGTCCCAACGCAGCAGGACGTGCTGCGGACCAGAGTCAAAACCACCGGCATTGTGGAAACACACTTCACCTTTAAGGACCTGCACTTCAA GATGTTTGACGTCGGTGGACAGAGGTCCGAGAGGAAGAAGTGGATTCACTGTTTTGAGGGAGTGACCGCCATCATCTTCTGCGTGGCGCTGAGCGACTACGACCTGATGCTGGCGGAAGACGAGGAGATG AACCGAATGCATGAGAGCATGAAGCTGTTCGACTCCATCTGCAACAACAAGTGGTTCACGGAGACCTccatcatcctcttcctcaaCAAGAAAGATTTGTTTGAGGACAAGATCGCCAAGAGTCCTCTGACCATCTGCTTCCCTGACTATGAAG GTCCCAACACCTACGATGACGGCGCGACCTACATCCAGTTCCGGTTCGAGGACCTGAACAAGAGGAGGGATGTCAAGGAGGTCTACACCCATTTCACCTGCGCCACCGACACCAAGAACGTGCAGTTTGTGTTCGACGCYGTCACAGACGTCATCATCAAGACCAACCTGAAGGACTGCGGCCTTTTCTAA